One window of Triplophysa rosa linkage group LG8, Trosa_1v2, whole genome shotgun sequence genomic DNA carries:
- the LOC130558186 gene encoding C-C chemokine receptor type 5-like, with product MTQDPSLESYKDYYSQSDDDNTGQPCNNGHTKAFSEVFLPTLYSIVFIIGFIGNSLVVWVLFRCRRKSNMTDVCLFNLALSDLLFLVSLPFWAHAAMAEWIFGKFLCHTVTGLYMLGLYGSIFFMVLMTLDRYVIIVHPYSIFSRNRSAKMGVVLASCVWMLSLFAALPNIIFAHVHNETNHSQYCSSHFPVDWNSFTYLELNLLSLVLPLIIMGYCYARVIPTLISIKSQKRHKIVRLILAVVAVYFLFWTPYNVAIFLQFLHQNSYLDSCEWSTGLSLAMQWVETIAFSHCCLNPIIYGFVGEKFRRTVIKVVKEQFPMCFRQCATFSQQLSERRGSVFSRSTEYSSTHIM from the exons ATGACACAGGACCCATCACTCG AATCATACAAAGATTACTACAGCCAAAGCGACGATGATAATACCGGACAACCATGCAACAATGGCCACACAAAGGCCTTCAGTGAAGTCTTTCTTCCGACCCTGTACAGCATCGTCTTCATCATTGGCTTCATCGGGAACAGTCTGGTAGTGTGGGTGCTTTTCAGATGCCGTCGCAAATCCAACATGACAGACGTGTGCCTTTTTAACCTTGCCCTGTCTGACCTGCTCTTTCTTGTGTCACTCCCCTTTTGGGCCCATGCTGCCATGGCCGAGTGGATCTTTGGTAAATTCTTGTGTCATACCGTGACGGGCCTTTACATGCTGGGTCTTTATGGCAGTATCTTCTTCATGGTCCTTATGACGTTGGATCGCTATGTCATCATCGTCCACCCCTACAGCATCTTCTCCAGAAACCGGTCTGCCAAAATGGGTGTGGTTTTGGCCTCGTGCGTGTGGATGCTCAGCCTGTTCGCAGCTCTCCCTAATATTATATTTGCCCATGTGCATAACGAGACAAATCATTCGCAATATTGCAGTTCACACTTTCCAGTAGACTGGAATTCATTCACTTACCTTGAACTAAACTTGCTGAGCCTGGTTCTCCCTCTGATTATTATGGGCTATTGTTACGCACGCGTCATCCCCACTCTGATAAGCATCAAATCACAAAAGCGACACAAAATCGTTCGACTCATTCTGGCTGTGGTGGCTGTGTATTTCCTATTCTGGACACCATACAACGTTGCCATATTCCTTCAGTTCCTGCACCAGAACAGCTACCTGGACAGTTGTGAGTGGTCTACTGGTTTAAGCCTGGCCATGCAATGGGTGGAGACTATTGCCTTCAGCCACTGTTGCCTCAATCCCATCATCTACGGCTTTGTTGGAGAGAAGTTCAGAAGAACGGTCATAAAGGTGGTGAAAGAGCAGTTTCCTATGTGCTTCAGACAATGCGCTACTTTCTCGCAACAGCTTTCTGAACGCAGAGGCTCAGTCTTCTCAAGATCTACTGAATATTCCAGCACGCATATCATGTAG